The genomic interval TCACACCGCAGGAACCTATTTTAATCTGGGCGATATCTATGCACGACAGAAAAAAACGAGTCAGGCCATCAGCAGTTATGAAAAAGCCTACGCCATTTTTAGTCAGCAAAACGAGAAAAAGAACATGATGGATCTCGCCAATAATTTATCGGAGTTGTATGCTACTATTGGTGACTATAAAAAAGCTTATGAATTCCGTAAAATGTATGATGCTTATTCCGACTCCATCATAAATATTGAATCGCAGATGGCCATAGCCGAATTGCAGACAAAATATGATGTAGAGAAAAAAGATGCACAATTAAAATTACTGGACAAGGAAAACAAATTGATTGCGCAAGAGAAAAAACTCAAAGAACAGAAAGCAAATGAAGCCGAAAGGAATTTTTATTACACTTTAGGAATTTCGATTTTGCTTCTTATCACGATTATCATTGTTATTTGGTTTTTTATTTCACGGCAAAAAATAAACAAGAAATTAAGCGAGCAAGAGATTCGTATTACACGCCTGCAAACACAAATGAATCCGCATTTAATTTTTAATGCATTGGTATCTATCCAGGAAATGATTTTAGCCGGCGATAAAATGAAATCAGTGGATTCGGTATCAAAATTTTCGAAGTTGATGCGCAGCACCTTAAATCATTCAGATAAAGAATTTATTTCGCTCGATCAGGAAAAGGAATTTTTGGAAACCTACGCCTCCTTCGAAAACGACCGGAATCAGGGCTCCATTCAATTTACCATCTCTATAGAAGGGGCTTTGGAAAAAACGGTGCAATGGTCCCTCCTTTACTTGTTCAACCCTTGGTAGAAAATGCATATAAGCATGCCTTTAAAACTAGTATAGGGTATCCCTCCATATTAGTCGAAATGAAAAAAAATAATGAAGAGAAGTCCCTAGAGATTCATGTTTCTGATAATGGTTCCGGAATGAATGCAACCGCTTCGTCAGAATCCAAAGCATTAACGATTTTAAAAAACAGATTGACCATGATCTGGAGTAAATCGAAACAAAAAATAAATAAAGAATATTTTGAGGTCCGTAACTCCAATCCCGGAATCCACATTTTAATCCGTTTACCTTTTATTGAAGAATAAGTATGATACAGGCCATTATTGTTGATGATGAATCGTCGTGCAGAAACGTATTATCTGCTTTATTGCAAAGCATCGCTCCACAAGTTAAAATTATAGGAACTGCTCAAAACGTAAATGAAGCTGTAATTCTAATTGATGAATTGAAACCTGAGTTGGTTATTCTTGATGTTGAACTTGGCGATGAATTGAGTTTTAAAATTTTCGAAAAAGTAAGTTATCGTCAGTTTTACTCCATCATCACCAGTGCGCATGAAAAATATGCCATTCGCGCATTTAAAGCCAGTTGTCTGGAATATCTCCTCAAACCGGTCGACAGTACAGAATTAGCACAAGCCATTGTAAAGTTTGAACGTCAGCGGCAAATCACGTTTAATCAAAAGAAAATCGAATTGTTGCTGGAGAATATCGGTTCGGCGGGAAATGCGATTCAAAAAATTGCTATTCCTTGTCACGATGGTTATGCCTTCGTAAACGTTGCCGACATTATCTATTGTGAAGCGGATGCCAAATACACTAAAATTTATACGAGAAATAACGAGCATATATTATCCTCTAAAAATCTTGGTGAATTTGAAGAACTGCTCGACTACAATCCTTTTTTTCGTTGTCATAAATCCTACATCATCAACATCAACTTCGTAAAGAAATTTTTGAGGTCAGACTCCTTGGTAGAGATGAGTAATGGAACACGGATAGATGTTGCCACCCGTAAAAAAGACGATTTTCTGAAATTATTTGAGAAGCTTTAATGTTCCTGAAGAATCGATAATAAATCGTCGGCACCTTTAAAGGGACGAATACTGGTCATTTCGAAACTCATGCTTACCGGACTTCTGTATTTCATTTGACGGAAATCGAGTTGCTTGTATTTTTTAGAACTAAACACGGCAACATAATTCCCCGGCAACACAGCAAACAATTTTGCCCCCGGATCAGGAATTAATACGACATTATTCCATTTTTCATAAGGGAATTTCACCAAACTACGATTGGAAGAACTCACGTAACACACTTCCTGATTCTGCAAAATACCGGCATCGCGGTCGAATTTGAAATCGGCATGAACGGAAACGGCATTTTCATCATTCAGGAAACGATCGTAATTATAAATCCCAAATTGATTAATCTCCATTGTGCGGTAAACATCTGCCAATTCATTCATGCGTTTTTCATCCGCTTTAACTTTTGCCAATGTTTCTTCATATTTACTTTTCCACTGAGAAGCAGAAAATGCGAATAAAGATTTAAGCGACATCACCGCTTCAATTTTGCCTTTGTAAAAATGTCCGGCTTTATCATCAATTACAATCTCATATACATTTCCATAAACCTGCGTCAGTACACTTTCCGCTTTGCCTGCCCAATCGGGAAATGGAACCCCCGTTAAATTTTTCCATACCAGCATAGAAGCCAGGTATTTTTTTCCTTCGAAAGTGATGCTTTGATAATTGTAAATATTACTCCAATTGAGACCATAATCTTTAATCCTGGATTTTGTTCCCGCGTCGTTTCTGTTTTTATTGATTAGGGAATAATTATCATTCATCATCACATCCAGCGCCGCCATGTAATTGAACGAAAAATATTCGGGTCCCAATGGAATTTTTAAAGCAGAACCATATTTCTTTTTCTTTAGTTTTTCCTTCTCCGGGTTAGGAGCACCGCCCTCATCACCCATGTAATGCCAGTTTCTGGTCCCTTGTTCATCTAAATAGAAAAAATGATAATCATTGCCCCCAACCATCGATGCTAATTGAACTGAAATGGTTTTACCACTATCCACATAAACTGTATTCCCGTTTTGTTCTGCTCTGAGTTCAAACATCCCTGCGGTTTCAAATCGTTTTAAAATTCCGGCGGCATCATAGTCCATCGGAATCCCTGCACAATACACCGAAGCGGCATCGTGAAATTCACGGTAGTGAAACGTAACTTTTCCTTTGATGGGTCTGCGCAAACTATCTACCAATACGTTGGCGGGGACAATTATTTTTGATCCCTTGCTGCCTTCAACAAACAACTCTGCGCCGGTCTCAGCTACCAGTTCCAACTTTTGCAATGGTGGATTAAATTCGGGAACAGGAGATTTTACCAGTGGCGGCAAAACTGCAATGGAATCCTTTTTGGGGACTTCATTTTTTACCACTACCTCTTCTTGCGAGCAGGAAGCAATAAAAACAGAAAGCAATACAATAGTTAACACGTTCCATTTCATAGCAGAAAAATAATCATTGTTAAGGATTAGAAATGGTGAGTCGCTGAAAATAATCCACAGCTACATCTGAATAAGCATATTGGTCCTGAGCAGAAAATTTGGTTCCGTAAGGGAAGGAAGGGAAAAAAATCAGTTTTTGAATTTCATCCTTGCTTAAATGTAATCCCGCATTATACACGGTGGCGATAAACCGCAGTTTATCTTCATC from Flavobacteriales bacterium carries:
- a CDS encoding LytTR family DNA-binding domain-containing protein, which translates into the protein MIQAIIVDDESSCRNVLSALLQSIAPQVKIIGTAQNVNEAVILIDELKPELVILDVELGDELSFKIFEKVSYRQFYSIITSAHEKYAIRAFKASCLEYLLKPVDSTELAQAIVKFERQRQITFNQKKIELLLENIGSAGNAIQKIAIPCHDGYAFVNVADIIYCEADAKYTKIYTRNNEHILSSKNLGEFEELLDYNPFFRCHKSYIININFVKKFLRSDSLVEMSNGTRIDVATRKKDDFLKLFEKL
- a CDS encoding tetratricopeptide repeat protein, with product MLSEKGEIAEASDVFFKVLTYAEKSNDTIRIAIAHTRIGRCYEFLEQPDKAIEQYRKGLEISEKFSIHKQMIALYGTLGNMYLQQGKTDECKTLVLRADSVAKILNNPYFTYGSNNLAGLYYLAIEDYLQAEKYMKLALDYNLEKNPNTSHTAGTYFNLGDIYARQKKTSQAISSYEKAYAIFSQQNEKKNMMDLANNLSELYATIGDYKKAYEFRKMYDAYSDSIINIESQMAIAELQTKYDVEKKDAQLKLLDKENKLIAQEKKLKEQKANEAERNFYYTLGISILLLITIIIVIWFFISRQKINKKLSEQEIRITRLQTQMNPHLIFNALVSIQEMILAGDKMKSVDSVSKFSKLMRSTLNHSDKEFISLDQEKEFLETYASFENDRNQGSIQFTISIEGALEKTVQWSLLYLFNPW